The Trichosurus vulpecula isolate mTriVul1 chromosome 4, mTriVul1.pri, whole genome shotgun sequence genome contains a region encoding:
- the DUSP14 gene encoding dual specificity protein phosphatase 14 translates to MSSRGHSTLPRTLMAPRMISEGELGGIAQITSSLYLGRGSVASNRHLLQARGITCIVNATIEIPNFNWPQFEYVKVPLADMPHAPIGLYFDTVADKIHSVSRKHGATLVHCAAGVSRSATLCLAYLMKYHNVCLLEAYNWVKARRPVIRPNVGFWRQLIDYERQLFGKSTVKMVQTPYGIVPDVYEKESRHLMPYWGI, encoded by the coding sequence ATGAGCTCCAGAGGTCATAGCACACTACCACGAACTCTGATGGCCCCTCGAATGATTTCCGAGGGAGAGCTTGGAGGCATCGCCCAGATCACTTCTTCTCTGTACCTGGGCAGGGGCAGTGTCGCCTCCAACCGCCATCTCCTCCAGGCCAGAGGGATCACCTGCATTGTCAATGCCACCATCGAGATTCCCAATTTCAACTGGCCTCAGTTTGAATATGTCAAAGTGCCTCTGGCTGACATGCCCCATGCCCCCATTGGGCTGTACTTTGACACTGTGGCCGACAAAATCCACAGCGTAAGCCGCAAGCATGGGGCAACTCTAGTGCACTGTGCAGCTGGTGTGAGCCGTTCTGCTACCCTCTGCCTTGCTTACCTGATGAAGTACCACAATGTGTGTCTGCTGGAGGCATATAACTGGGTGAAAGCCCGGAGGCCTGTAATTAGGCCCAATGTAGGTTTCTGGAGGCAGCTGATAGACTATGAACGCCAGCTCTTTGGGAAGTCAACAGTTAAAATGGTACAGACGCCTTATGGCATTGTCCCAGACGTTTATGAGAAAGAGTCTCGACACCTGATGCCTTACTGGGGGATTTAA